Within Sorghum bicolor cultivar BTx623 chromosome 2, Sorghum_bicolor_NCBIv3, whole genome shotgun sequence, the genomic segment tgacttctccaaatttcccaccggcgtaatagaaaatatgcacttaattttctcaaaagcgccgaatcccgcctcaaccctaggaacaccacctcctttgtaaagtgtggcaacaccaacaagtgtacaccaccatgtgcatgtgtgttagcattttaataaatatttttccaaaggagttagcctctcaaacttgccacgccactcgatcctaacacgtatgcaaagttagatagctcaagtggcactagatgaccgatatgtaaacaagtttgcccctcttgatagtacggccatctatcctaaatccgatcataaacttctctacacacctatgaccggtgaaatggaaatgccctaggttatacctttgccttgcgcattccattccatctcctccaatgttgatgcaacacatgcaccaaccaatcaccaaatgatatgatccacttcatatcatcacgtgaccatattggttcatcgatcttgacctcacttgctcttcaccgttgcctcggtccatcggcgccaagtcttgctcaagcttcatcgtcacacgcggtccctcgcttcaaagcctctaacttgcccttcactcttgcaaccggtccatcgagccaagcctcatcttgatcttctccaccttggtcacatgactccatgtcatgtctcatgtgcaatgagctcttccatcatcatataatcacctgtcgactaatctcctgtgtatctcacataaacactattagtccacctaagttgtcactcaattaccaaaaccaaacaaggacctttcagaccTCCTCCCCCAATTTTTCAAGTAGTATGATGTGGAATTCGAATTCAACTGCTTAGATAAGGCGACAACCTCTACTCGTAGATCCCACCATCTACAACGCCAACTTTAAGAGGGTCTTGATTGATGGTGGGAACATACTCAACATTCCATCTATCAAGATTCTAAATGACATATGTAGTGTCATGAcctgatggttgtttcaaattaAAACTCTACAAAAGAACTTCCTGACAAAACTTCGACACCTAACCATCACCTCGTAATCCTAAGCTGTGCACCTAGCTAATCCCCAATACATATGTAGTGTCAGGGGAACCTTCTTCTTTTCAAATGCCCTAGCCCCAAACTCCATATAAGAGTAGAGACACCCATCTCGAGGAACTTATTTTCATTCTCTCATTCACATCGTAGAAGGGTTCCTGAAGCTTCCCTTTGGGCAACCTGTCTCTTAGATCTAGCCCTCCTACCTCTTCCACCATTCTTGCACCTCCCTATTGTAAGAACTTTAGAACATTCAAGCGAGCAACACACTCGAACTATGAGACTATACGTAGGACTTCGGCCTGAACTAGTGTAAATTCTCATGTCTTTTGGATTCTACCGTCGTCTTCCTAAAGCAGCGTGAATTTACTAGTCCGGTTTACAAAACACTAACACTTGCTAACTAGAATTGTTTAGGTGAGATCTAGCTAGCCCCGACACCTTAGTTGCTTAATtgggatcttttacaaggtgcttgtgaacttagatagaggggtacagtcttggctagactgatagttttaatttcatatttatttcAGTTAACCAGCTCAATTAATTTtaaaaaggactattcaccccctctagtcgGTCATCTCGACCCTACAACCACGCTGGCCCTGCCCACACTGCCTGGGTGAGCTCGCGACACCTCGACGGCTAGGTGAGCAACCCCATGTGACTGCACGACTTATAATGGATGAGCGAACATGACGGCCTGCAATTGGGGCATGAGGCAAGGGTGGCGTGGTCTAGTGATGCAGCGGCACTACAACAAAACTATGAGCGACGCGGCTAGAGGAAGAAGATGTCCATGAGAAGATGACAGGCAAGGTCAACTAGAAACTATGTATGACGGTGCAAATACTCCATCCATCTTATTCTCCTTCATCCCTCTTATCAAACCGTAAACAGGTATCATCCCTAGCACTCAATCAAACACATAGTAGGGACCGTCTAGGCCCAGCCCTGAGGGGGGCGGGAGGGACGGTCGTCCCAGGTCCAATAAACTGATGGGCCCCTAGGTAGTATACACTAGTAGGAAATAGGAGTATATGATACGTGTATGCCAGGTTCAGTCCAACTCCCTGTTTCTGTGATCGCGGCATCACGCACGCAACCTTCTGGCTTCCGCTTGAGCGCTTCCTTTCCTGGTTTGTGGCGTGGGCGCGTGAGGACCTGGCGAGTGGTGGCTTTCAGTGATCGTCGATTGGTGTTCTAGCCTTCTAGGGTTCCACTTCCAATAGAGCAGAGCAGGCAGGCATCAGGCGGCTGCAAGGGCCCTCTCACCTTGACCTAGTGATCCCTATTCCCTAATCCCTCATCCTAGTTCGATGGTTCGCTTTTCAGCAGTTCCGCATCAGAGCAGGTAGGAATCTGAAATTTACTGGTTGTTTTTTCATATGATCCCCTACTTTATGAAATTATAGTTACTAATTATTTCTCTAAATTTTAACAGCACTATGTCATAAAAAGTATGCTTCTGGTAATGACAAGATAAAGAAGAAAAGCGAATAGATGATTTGATAGTATCACAAAGAGGAGCTCTTCATAATTAAGATTTTGTTAGGgaagatgattgttatcctagtACTTTCATTGCTTATCACATCTTGTTTACTATGCTAGTGATTGTGTTATTAGCTAAAATAAGCTtctcaaaatattttttaagaaCTATTTGAGATCTAAAATGTCATAAGAAAGGCTGAATGGATTGGCAACATTATGCATTGAGAAGCAATTGTTGGATGGGATTAATATTGAAACCATCATCGATGACTTTGCATCAAAAAATGTTAGAATTTTTTCAGGTAatttaatatatatacaaattatttcatataaatattatttttgtattTAGTTAACTGTTTATTAGTAACTTTATgtacatgtgtgtgtgtgtgtatactaTCAATAGGTTGTAAAGgtattatcatatttatataaaaaggcCTAAAATTTTAGGTTCGTTCAAGGTCAAAAATACTCAGGACCAGAGGACCGTCCTATCCCAATAGAATGGATTAGATCCGTCCCATCCTACCAAAGTCCTAATTAAACTAAACACACTGTTGTTCATTATCCCCTAGCTACCAGCTTGTCAGTTTGTTCGATTATTGCCAAAGTTTAAAGATTTGGTTTGACCCAAGTTTGCTGCGCACTCGCAGGGCTTATCGCTAGCAAGCTTTCTTTCCAATTTCCAGCCAGGCTAAGTGATATCTCTGAACCGTGAATTTGGTGGTTTGCTTTTTCGAAATGTCTCAGCTGTATCCAACGGTTTCAACTTCAATATCCAGCATAGCAGAACATTTTCAATCGCTGATTAATCTAATTACGTTTTGCAAATTTGCCCCTTTTGCTTTCTAATATAAAACGATTGTACTTAAAGAAAAGTCATGCATGATATCACCGATTAAAAATGATTGGTAATATGTGCTCTACTTGTGTGGGTAATAAGATATCACACACAACCAAGCTAGGTGAACACACGACCTAATAGAATAGAATAGATGCAACCAAATACGAGTCTATTGTATAACCTTGTGCAGTCATTAtcttaaaaacaaaaaaaaaacaaaaacttttgTGCTTGTCCAGTCCCTGCACAACCCGCATGTGCAACCAAACATTGACGCGATGCAAATGGGGCTATGCAAGCCAAACGATCACTACCATATTGTATAATTTTATTTTGCCCTAAATAAGTTTATTTACATAATTGGGATGTTTCAAGTAACCAATAACAGTTTTTCATACTTGGAGGATTCGTCTTTCATCAGATGTCGCCGCCTAGGCGGCGTAATTTTATTCGTGCTGAATAAGAAATTGGAAATTTTCTAGAACAGCATCGACAGGATCCTGTTTGCACCGGCACAGCTTGGCGCCTTGTTCCATCCCCCTTTGTTGTTTCGGGAGACCGCAGCCGTAGCAGAAGACGAAGTCGCACCTTTAGATAAACATTAGTGCAAGGTTATACTACTAATTTTTAAGACCCATACATTGAAATCAAGATCAAAATATCTAAATGTGTAGTAGAAATTATAATTAACAACATATATGAATAGAAATAACTAGCTTTCAAATCAAAATTCAGGATTTTAGATAAGAGATTATTCTGAAACACTTAATTAATAACCAACCTAATAAGAGAAACTAAACTTAATAAAAAATAAGAACAAATAGGTATCGAATTGGAGATAATGAAGGTGATTCACAGCTTGGATGGTGGGAGTGTACAGTAACACATCACATTTCGTGCACCACGTCGTCAGTTTGTGATGAGTGATGATGCTAGTATCATTGAAGAAACCAAAAATCTTATATCTTGGGTGTTTGATTgcgggtgttaaagtttaatggccactgtagtattttcttcttatttgacaattaatgtccaatcatagattaattaggcttaaaagattcatctcacaaattattttctaactgtatttttagttttactagttgagtgcccgtgcgttgctacgggtaaCACATCGCACAACAAATTATACGTAAAGTCGCTACGGGTAACACATCGCACAATAAATTATACGTAAATTTCCATATCATCACaattaatataataataattaatattaaaacacacatctcaatctACTTATATTTAAAATAAAGAAACAAGTACGACACTATTAACTTCACACTGATAGAGAAAAAATAAGAAACAATTCATTGTTTTTTGCTTGTGAGACTAATATAGCGTTCAAGGTGATCTCGAACACCTTTCGGTATGTTGGCTATATTTTTGTTCCCGGTATATGTGAGTAGGTGTAGCAATATATGCTTCCTCACTTCATAATTATCCTGTCAAATTTTTATACACATATATAGCTATAGTTAAACAAATATATAAGGTGAAAAAAGAATAATTATTTACAAAGGTTAATACTCACATTATTGCAAATGGATGTTTCTATCCTTTTACCATTCCACGCATGCATGGCAAGTAGAACATTATAACCAGATAAGTCCCTGAGGAAGCATTAAATTATTACTATTATATAAATAGTAGAATATAAAAACGAATAGTTTCTATTGTAAAAGTAGTTACCCATCTAACTCAAATTGGTTGACTTCTGCAACTCTATGGTCAAAGAGGATTAAATCATCTCGCCACCAAGGGCATGAAACCTTCATGACTTCATTTAGGACAGTGGAAACCCTTTGAATTTtgtttgtatatttttttagtGGTTGAATCTTGTAAAGATCAGGTTTAGGAGTTTGGTCTACTATGTAGAGAGCTCTTCTAGACATGTCTAGAATAAAAAGATTATAAATACTGCATGCTGTAACCGTTTGAAGTGGTATAAGAATCTGTAATTGAAAAGGAGATCTCACTAATATGGTATTTGAGAATAACATGGTATTTACACAAAAGATGTAAGGAACATAAGAAGAGAAGCAACGTTACCCATGTGCACTCTTTAACATTGTATTTTCTCCAAGGCCATTCAAGAGCAAATTTTGCCAGTTGGTTATAATCAACTTTTGTTCGATACTCATCACCTTTACTTAGTTGACACGCAAGCTATATAGTAATATAATGAATGAAAGTCTAGAAATATAAAACAAAAGAAATAGTGATTCTATATCATGCCATTATATAAAGTAAAACTTACCGAAAACTTTAAATCCATGTAATGCTTTGACACATTCTTGTTTGTTCCCTTCAACTTTTCAAGTtcttcaaaagcaaacttccgTGCTACCAGGTTAAAACAATCATCATGAATTCCCTCGTTCTTGTTTAACATGCTTTGAATTTTCTTGAGACTCAACACAATCGGATAGGGCTTTCACTTACAACCCATTCTTGCCTGTAAAATATGAATATTTGTATACATGTAACAATACGTGGTATATGATTTGACATTTATCACAAAAATAAACTTACTCTAAAGCAATATCTTGGTTAATTGTCATGATATAATTGCAAACACGGTCTCTTAATTCTTGTTCGCCCATTGGCAAGTCATGAAATGTAAGAGCATGTGCGTTAGCATTTTGCAACATGTCAGCTAACTTCTTTGCAAAGGACCTACAAAAAAATTATTCATATGATTAAATGAAAATACCAACtattattaatatatatatatataatagagGTTACTTACTCTAAAGTAGCTGCATCACTAATGGAGTTGATATAATTTGAAACCCTGGATAATATTAAATCTTCTTCATAGGCATATGACTTCTCACCCCTGCTTTTTTTTAGTGGTCTATCTAAAATTTCAATTTCATCTATACTCTCTTCTTCCTTATCATCAGTTTCAGAAGCCAACCACCATTTCCGGGCATTTTGTTGGCAGTTCAACAAAATGGCAAGTAGTTTGAATCGAAAGTTTTTCATATCACCCTATGTAACATCAAGTATGCATATTATTTTTTGATGACACGTtagtataaaaaatataataagtCAACAAATAAAACATTATtatttctatatacctgagttaCACTGTCTGATAGACCTTTTCCTTTTCCTCTCCAATATTCCATGTAGTTAAGCATGAATAAGCCACATGATGACCTACCAATTTTGAAACATGAAAATGTAACGCTAAAAGTTATATCTATAGTTTATTAGTTGAATTTTAAATATTGGTATTTGTATATGATACATATGATGGAGTATTATACCCATCTGTTTGCATGGCACTTGTGAATTCCTCATTGAATTTCCAATCTTGAACTTGAAGGTTCTTCCATTTTGTTTGTATATCTTTATGTTTTGCTACAATATCTATGTGTCTCTGTAGGCCAATTATCTAATATAACACATAGTcagtaataaaaaaatattaaccaGGCAAAACTTTTAAATGAAATTAATATTTTACTAACCGTATAGACAAGTTCCCAACGATTCTCCTGTGTTTTACCTAATGAATCGAGCACATGTATCTCTTCGTTTATACCATCTACCACTGCTAGGTACCAGTGAAAGTCTTTGATGTTGATCGGAAGAAATACCTAAATCAAAAgttaaaaatattataataGAATACACCTAAATGAGAACGACATTTATGGGCTTGAGATGCACAATTTTACCATGTCATATTCCAAATAGTTGCACACCCTTTTTGCTATGTGATCTACCTTAGGATCGAGGTACTCCTCATTTATCTTGCCATCACGCTGTAGAATACTTGTATTGAACGTATTCTCTAGGAATACCGTTCCACCAGCTCTGTTTTGGAGATGTTTTTCAGACCTCATAAGCTGGATGTAGGCACTTAAGacctatacatatatataatgcAAGCAGTAAATTAGAATGAGCAAACTATTTTGAAACATTaaaccatgcatgcatatacTTACATCTCCCTCCAAAAATCTATTATCATGTAGGAGACATTCCAAAATATGTCGTTCTACGGTTATTCCCTAGATGTCCAccaatacttttttttttggttgtgaCAGAATATTTTCAATAGTACTATAATCTTCGGCGTTGCAAACATAATCTGCATAAAAAATAGcaaaataaagaattagaagtccTCATTAGCTAAAGGAAAATGGGAAGAGTCAATGAAAGTAAGCACCTTGAGGTTGAATTTTGACCGTGTCCGTTTTCTTTGGTTTGTTATACTGCAACACGGACCTAGATGGATACACCTCCTTTTCTTGTTTATTACATGGTTTAGTCACTGACAACATCTAAAATTTCATAAATTGAATGTCAGACAGCTTAAATGAAACAATAAAATTTCCTATAGCCTAAAGAGGGAGTAGATCATATATTACTTAATAACAtatatagtaataataataagatAAAGCATAAGGAATGTTTTGTTGCTTGGGAGAGAGCCCAGCTTGGGAGCCCAGAGCCCAGCTTGGGAGCTTTCCGACCGGGACTCCGCCCAGACTTGACCGTCCACAGCCGGCCGACCCACCGACCCCCGCGGCGGCGCAGGAGGCCGCCGGGAAGGATTCGCACTTGCTCAACTCCACTCCCCCTCTGTAGTTAATCGCGCTCGTTCCACTCCACTCTCGCTCTCCAATCCCCCCATGAGCCGTCGCCGGTGAAGAACAGCCCATGGCCTGCGTCCTGGACCGCCTCTTCATGCCCAGCACCGACGAGCCGCTCCAGCGACCCTAGCCGCCGGCCTCCGCGGCGGTGGAGACCGCTAGGAAGGTGCAACAGGCGGCGTTACCAGTATAGCGGCCGGCCGAGCGGGGGAGGCGCTCCCGCTCGTCGTGAATCGGCCTCGGCCCCAGCTTCGTCAACAGGGTGCGTGGGGAGCAAATCACCGCCGATTGGCCCGCCTGGCTCTCCAACATCGCTGTCGAGGCCATCGGCGGATGGAGCCCATGTCGCGCTGACTCCttcaagaagattggcaaggtgCGTTCACTCGCTCCCCCATCCCCCGTTCCCCCGCCAGCGTGCCGCCATTGGTACAGGAAACATACCGTAGTTTAGGACGACCTGTCGTGTTTTGCTGATTGATGGCGAGGGCACCTCGAAGAACCGCCGTGGACGTAGTAGTCCCCTTGGTACGTCTGCTCGGATGGCGCAACGACCTCGCATGGGCATGGGCCTCGATCCGATGATTTAGCGGATTGATAAGGCAAGACTTCCCTTTTATTGTTATCTGAGATTTTGACCTCTAAACGAGATTGATTTTATCATGGCGGACTGGTGGGCTGAAATTAGAGTGAGGTTTTGTATTCTCATCAGCCGGCGGCCCAGAATAGCAGCAGCCCGGCTGTGTTCGTGATCTCCCTGTAAGCTATATGAATCAGAGAACTCTTTCCCCTATACCCATCAGAGGAACATGGAAGCTATAAGTTATTGTCTTCTTCTCTCGGTAGTCTTCTGTTTGAGTGTATTCCTAATTGCTTCTTCTTTCACAAATTCGTAACTTATATTTCATAAAACCACTAAATTAGAGGACACTATATCTTTTTATAGAGTTTGTAACGCTGGCAGAAACATGCCGCTAGGTACCTTAGATGATCAACCCCCTAGTTTCATTCTAGGAGCCTTGTTCTCTAGCTAGAGTAGCAATAGAAGATTCATACTAACATGTCATCAAGAACTTAGTCGGGCGTAGCATTTTTCAAGACCTGATGTCCAAAATAGCAAGACCAAATGTGCATCTCGAATAGGGACAGATGAGTGCAGCTTGCAGTAACAGATTGCAAATATATACATCAAGTTATGTAAAGTATAGTGAAGCTACCATCGACTAACTATTACACTACAGTTGCCAAATAGCTCCACCGCCTTGCTACACATCTATTGATGAATGTCGTATCCGCCTTTGTAACAAACGCTTGTCGGATGCCTACAATTTTCGATATAAATGATGTATTAAacattatctttgaaaaatacaTAGATTAGAAAGGTAATTTCATTTATATGTAAATATCGTATTTGGTATACTCACCCTGAAGTTCGTTCGCTGCACGGTGAGGTGGATTGAATGCTAAAGTCGTATAATCAGATGTTTCTAAACACCCTGGGTTATAATTTTGAATCAAAATCAATGGTCAGTTCGTAgactgttatatatatatatatatatatatatatatatatatatatatatatatatatatatgatgtattaTTTAGACATTGAGTGGAATCAATTACTTACTATGTATATGGTTCACCCTAAGCATACTTGCAAAAACGACAGTATTGTCAAGGGCAGCATTTTGCAACTTTATTTTATGTGCAGCCAAGACTTTGCATGACATTATGACAACTACCAGATCACATCTATAATTACACATATGTACGTGTTAGAATATAGGATGCATAtagtacatatatacatatttcAGAAAGAAATGGTTATAACATATAAATCTTACCTCTTATCCATGAAGACAACCTCTCTACACAGCCCTGAATGCGGTCGTTCAATTTTCCCCCAGTGCACAAGAATTCCTACAAAGTCTATATAAAAACAGTACATGTAGTGTATTGTTGTTAATACTAAAGGTAAAATAAGAGAGTGTAGATTTTAAAAATACCTATATAGGTCTTGCTAGGGCAATGCATCACATCAAGAACGGATGTTAAATGGTTTGAGCATACTGGAAACTGGATGGGCATTTTCCAAGGCTCCACTGTAGTCAAATGGTCGAACCTACACTCGTAATTGCTTTGAATATTTCGAAACTCACTGTGCGGCTTAATTTGGAACCTGACATCATGAATAGTGTAGTCACGTCCTTGTTGTAATAACCTGTTGAACCTCTCAGTCTCAGGGCCACTCATGATCCCCACTAATTTACAACCCTACAATTATATAGTGTTATTACCATCTATGTTAGTTTATGAATGAAACTATTTTACTTCTATTATTCTTGAGTCTTACCATAGTATCCATGAGGATGAAGCGCTGAGAGTCTCGATAGAAAGGGAACTTTGCTTCAATTCTAACAGTAATACTCCAAGAGTAACCGATGTCAACAAGTTGAATATCTTGGAATCTCTTAAATCTGTAAGAAATAACAAAGAACACATGTTAATGACTTGTAATAAACCTTGAGTTGCAATAAGGTCACAAAGAATATTTATACAAGATTCCAAACAAATTTACTACCAAAAATATGCCATGCTGGTGGATAATTTGTGATTACATATATATTgttctatatatataatttgGGTAATTCTATATATTGTTGTTTTAAGAATATCTAGGTC encodes:
- the LOC8062729 gene encoding uncharacterized protein LOC8062729; this encodes MRSEKHLQNRAGGTVFLENTFNTSILQRDGKINEEYLDPKVDHIAKRVCNYLEYDMVFLPINIKDFHWYLAVVDGINEEIHVLDSLGKTQENRWELVYTIIGLQRHIDIVAKHKDIQTKWKNLQVQDWKFNEEFTSAMQTDGSSCGLFMLNYMEYWRGKGKGLSDSVTQGDMKNFRFKLLAILLNCQQNARKWWLASETDDKEEESIDEIEILDRPLKKSRGEKSYAYEEDLILSRVSNYINSISDAATLESFAKKLADMLQNANAHALTFHDLPMGEQELRDRVCNYIMTINQDIALEQEWVVSESPIRLC
- the LOC8062730 gene encoding uncharacterized protein LOC8062730, giving the protein MPTSLSLKRVCAEFVESSEMTRFKRFQDIQLVDIGYSWSITVRIEAKFPFYRDSQRFILMDTMGCKLVGIMSGPETERFNRLLQQGRDYTIHDVRFQIKPHSEFRNIQSNYECRFDHLTTVEPWKMPIQFPVCSNHLTSVLDVMHCPSKTYIDFVGILVHWGKIERPHSGLCREVVFMDKRCDLVVVIMSCKVLAAHKIKLQNAALDNTVVFASMLRVNHIHRCLETSDYTTLAFNPPHRAANELQGIRQAFVTKADTTFINRCVARRWSYLATVV